In Haloimpatiens massiliensis, the following are encoded in one genomic region:
- the hprK gene encoding HPr(Ser) kinase/phosphatase, with protein MGVAVEEIIDKLGLEVLVRGKDNVNINISDINRPGLQFAGFYNYFANERVQVVGMAEWSFLDAMSIELRKKRLKKFFQFQTPCVIITRNQECHEELIENAIKSNTWILRTDSISTRFISKLMGYLDDKLAPETRVHGVLVDVYGIGILITGESGIGKSETALELIKRGHRLVADDAVDIKAIDGILKASSPFITQGMLEVRGMGIIDVPALYGLSSVLESKTIHLIINFEQWEEGKHYDRLGLDKDYTNILGVDVRKLTIPIRPGRNIAVIIEAAAVNFRYSLNSKETPVDTIEKRMDIKR; from the coding sequence ATGGGGGTCGCAGTAGAAGAAATAATAGATAAATTAGGATTAGAAGTTTTAGTTAGAGGAAAAGATAATGTAAATATAAATATAAGTGATATAAATAGACCAGGACTTCAATTTGCAGGGTTTTATAATTATTTTGCTAATGAAAGAGTTCAGGTAGTTGGCATGGCTGAATGGAGTTTTTTGGATGCTATGTCTATTGAGCTTAGAAAGAAAAGACTAAAGAAGTTTTTTCAATTTCAGACACCTTGTGTTATAATAACGAGAAATCAAGAATGTCATGAGGAACTTATAGAAAATGCTATAAAAAGTAATACATGGATTTTAAGAACAGACAGTATATCTACGAGATTCATAAGTAAGCTTATGGGTTATTTAGATGATAAATTAGCACCAGAAACAAGGGTACATGGAGTTCTAGTGGACGTATATGGCATAGGCATACTTATAACTGGGGAAAGTGGTATAGGTAAAAGTGAAACTGCCTTAGAGCTTATTAAAAGAGGCCATAGATTAGTGGCAGATGATGCGGTAGATATAAAAGCTATTGATGGTATATTAAAAGCATCGTCACCCTTTATAACCCAAGGTATGCTTGAGGTTAGAGGTATGGGAATAATCGATGTGCCTGCACTTTATGGTTTAAGTTCGGTGCTAGAAAGTAAGACAATTCATTTAATAATTAACTTTGAACAGTGGGAAGAAGGAAAACATTACGATAGACTTGGATTAGACAAGGATTACACAAATATACTAGGAGTTGACGTTAGGAAGCTTACAATACCTATAAGACCAGGAAGGAATATAGCAGTCATTATAGAAGCAGCGGCAGTTAATTTTAGATATAGTTTGAATTCAAAAGAGACTCCAGTGGACACTATTGAGAAAAGAATGGATATAAAAAGGTAA
- a CDS encoding aminopeptidase encodes MTEKKQNLEKKYELAWDKYTKEDMEKLNALCDRYIDFMSKCKTERECVNECITMAEKAGYKNLDELVKEGKTLKAGDKVYANNMGKTLALFVLGKEPFEQGMRILGAHVDSPRLDLKQNPLYEDSDFAMLETHYYGGVKKYQWVTIPLAIHGVFVKKDGSIVNMVIGEDENDPVVGISDLLIHLSADQMKKTLAEGVEGENLNVTFGSMPVEDKEAKNRVKTNILRMLNEKYGIEEEDFVSAELEVVPAGKARHYGLDKSMVLAYGHDDRICAYTSFEAMMKIENPEKTCVTLLVDKEEIGSVGATGMHSKFFENAVAEVMNLAGDYNELKVRRALTNSKMLSSDVSAAFDPNFPSVMEKNNCAYFGKGIVFNKYTGARGKGGCNDANPEFIAQLRSIMEKHNVSWQTAELGKVDQGGGGTIAYILAQYDMEVIDSGVALHNMHAPWEIASKADIYEAERAYYAFLLEA; translated from the coding sequence ATGACAGAAAAAAAACAAAATCTAGAAAAGAAATATGAATTGGCTTGGGACAAATACACTAAAGAGGATATGGAGAAATTAAATGCACTATGTGACAGATATATAGACTTCATGTCTAAGTGTAAAACTGAAAGAGAATGTGTAAACGAATGCATAACTATGGCTGAAAAAGCAGGCTACAAGAATTTAGATGAGCTAGTAAAGGAAGGCAAAACTTTAAAAGCTGGAGATAAAGTTTATGCAAACAACATGGGAAAAACATTGGCTTTATTTGTATTAGGTAAAGAACCATTTGAACAAGGTATGAGAATATTAGGAGCACACGTAGATTCTCCTAGATTAGACCTTAAACAAAATCCATTATATGAAGATTCAGATTTTGCAATGTTAGAAACTCATTACTATGGTGGAGTTAAAAAATATCAATGGGTAACAATTCCACTAGCTATACATGGTGTATTTGTTAAAAAAGACGGTTCTATTGTAAACATGGTAATAGGAGAAGATGAAAATGATCCAGTAGTTGGAATATCTGACCTATTAATTCACTTATCAGCTGATCAAATGAAAAAGACTCTTGCTGAAGGTGTAGAAGGAGAAAATTTAAATGTTACATTTGGAAGTATGCCAGTAGAAGATAAAGAAGCTAAAAACAGAGTTAAAACTAATATATTAAGAATGTTAAATGAAAAATATGGTATAGAAGAAGAAGACTTTGTTTCAGCTGAATTAGAAGTAGTTCCAGCAGGAAAAGCAAGACACTATGGATTAGATAAGAGCATGGTACTTGCTTATGGACATGACGACAGAATTTGTGCATATACTTCTTTTGAAGCAATGATGAAAATAGAAAATCCAGAAAAGACTTGCGTAACTTTACTTGTAGATAAAGAAGAAATAGGAAGTGTTGGAGCAACTGGAATGCATTCAAAATTCTTTGAAAATGCAGTAGCTGAAGTTATGAACTTAGCTGGAGATTATAACGAATTAAAGGTAAGAAGAGCTCTTACAAATTCAAAAATGTTATCTTCAGATGTTAGTGCTGCATTTGATCCAAATTTCCCATCAGTTATGGAAAAGAACAACTGCGCTTACTTTGGAAAAGGTATAGTATTTAATAAATATACAGGAGCTAGAGGAAAAGGTGGATGCAACGATGCTAATCCAGAATTTATAGCTCAATTAAGAAGCATAATGGAGAAACACAATGTTTCTTGGCAAACAGCTGAACTTGGAAAGGTTGACCAAGGCGGCGGTGGAACTATAGCTTACATCCTTGCTCAATATGATATGGAAGTTATAGATTCAGGTGTTGCTCTTCACAACATGCACGCTCCATGGGAAATAGCAAGCAAAGCTGATATATATGAAGCTGAAAGAGCTTACTATGCATTCTTATTAGAAGCGTAA
- a CDS encoding PHP domain-containing protein has product MYTKGDFHMHTTASDGGLSPLQLVDIVRKKGFDVISITDHDTLDSLENGVKTGEALGVKVIPGIELSTIHHEETIHILGYFRDEQYKNKELNKFLQDIKDFRVERSKKIISNLKKFFNIDIDYQKVLHDAKGVVARPHIAKAIIENGYNYSWEYIFSNIINSDSPAYVPNKKISTEEGIHLLKNLNAVVILAHPVLIKKTPIKHMLKLPFDGIEAIYPLNNPQEEKEFINLAKESGKLITAGSDFHGINDKDSNHGALGDVCLEGEYLSNFLNKIFI; this is encoded by the coding sequence ATGTATACTAAAGGAGATTTTCATATGCACACTACTGCATCAGATGGTGGATTGTCACCTTTGCAGTTAGTAGATATTGTCCGCAAGAAAGGCTTTGATGTGATATCTATAACAGATCACGACACATTGGATTCCTTAGAGAATGGAGTTAAAACAGGTGAAGCTTTAGGCGTAAAAGTTATTCCCGGTATAGAGCTTTCTACTATTCATCATGAGGAAACTATTCATATACTAGGGTATTTTAGAGATGAACAATATAAAAATAAAGAGCTTAATAAATTTCTTCAAGATATAAAAGATTTTAGAGTTGAAAGAAGTAAAAAAATAATATCTAATCTAAAGAAGTTTTTTAACATAGATATAGATTATCAAAAGGTTCTTCATGACGCAAAAGGTGTTGTTGCAAGACCTCATATTGCTAAAGCTATAATTGAAAATGGGTATAACTACAGCTGGGAATACATATTCTCAAATATCATAAATAGTGATAGCCCAGCTTATGTTCCAAATAAAAAAATATCTACAGAAGAAGGGATTCATCTATTAAAAAATCTCAATGCTGTAGTTATTCTTGCCCATCCGGTTTTAATAAAAAAAACCCCTATAAAGCACATGCTAAAGCTTCCCTTTGATGGTATCGAGGCCATATATCCTCTTAATAATCCTCAGGAGGAAAAGGAATTTATAAACTTAGCAAAAGAGTCAGGCAAGCTAATAACCGCCGGCTCCGATTTCCATGGCATAAATGACAAAGACAGTAATCATGGGGCATTAGGTGATGTATGTCTTGAAGGTGAATATTTAAGCAATTTTTTAAATAAAATCTTTATCTAA